From the Manihot esculenta cultivar AM560-2 chromosome 14, M.esculenta_v8, whole genome shotgun sequence genome, the window AAAGAAGCATGTTCCTGAAACCTCCTCGGTATTGCGGGCAAACCCTGCCGCCTTGTCTCGATCTATCAACTTCCATGAAAGCTCTTGAAGTGGTGGTGGCATATAGAATATAAGAGCAGAGTCAAGTTTAACTCATCCCTCTGTGATTGCATCGCTCGCTGTGATCCTGAATGGATCAGTTTAATCACTAGCTACATTGTGAGCAAAGTTACTGACCTAGACGAAGCAGCAGAGGGGACATTAGGGGAAGGTTTAGTGTGactaattttgttttttttcacttggtttgCTGGGATTGTGTTCATGTAAATATCTCTGTGTATGTAATATACTGGGCTAGTGTTGGAGAAAAATCCTTAGGTTTAGCAAAAAATCGGTAGAAGAACTGCTCTAAAGTTTTTCATACCATGGCTAGAAAATGGGAtattttttctccattttcctTGCTGCTCTGTACAATAAACAAGAAGTTTTCAGGCTATCTTTATTATTTCTCTTCTACATCTAAATTTCAGAAAGAAGCATTCAGTCATTCAGTTTCCCAAAAGTAAGGAGATTTAACAGATTCAAGAATGCAACAAGAAACCCCATTATTCAGAAATGATTCAGCAAGAAAATTATATCTGATTGGAAgaaaccaaaaccaaaaaagTAATTGCAATACATGAAATAAAGTTGAAGGGGTTCCTGGTAGGGCTAAAGTGGTGAAAATGACCAatccaagaaaaaaaatattttcaaattgttTTAGGCCCCGTTCATTTGTGTAGATAAACTTGGACTTATCTCATAAAAAACCAGTTGGCTTTCCTTTTCATGCACAGTGGACAAAAACAAGTTGCACAAAAAAGTAAATGCAAAGAGAAATTCTTGGATATTTTTCTTTAGATTAGCTTCCACTCTTCCTAATTAGCTTTTACTCTCCTCCtcctcattattattatttcttctttttttttttttaaattccttTACATTTATTTCTTCTCTTTTAGGACAtgatttcttatattttttatgcgGTCGAGGAAttatatttaacttttaattcaaaattaattactccgtatcaaataatatttttaaataaattattgaataCTTATATGTATATCGTGGATTATATTCAATAATTTAAGTAAAAACTAATATGAATAATGAGGGTATTGTAGAATTTGCCATCTCTCCAAAGAAGAAGGAATGTAcagataatttgaaaaaaagaaaaggaatatATAGATATTTAGTTGCTAGCAGCAAATATAGACCACATTTTGTGTATAAGCTGAGTTGTTAGGGGACCCCAAGTGCACACGGCCACGAATCCATTTTGGCATTCCCTCGTCTTTCCTCTTTCCTTTttgctcttttctttttatggAGATTGCAATGCTTCATTTCTTTCCAATTATATGCCTAATTTCAGTTGTTCCCTTTTTTTCCTCTTCTCACAAGTAACTGAGATTTTAATCAGAGTTTGTTGAATGTATCCATCATCAATCCAAACCGTGTAAATTATGAATAGTCTGCTTCAGTTCTACAGTAACGAACAATTGAAATTGCCTAACTTTCCTCCATAAACGTTCCCAGCTGCCACCATTTTATAATAGTTCCTAACTAAGTTATGTTAGCTTAATGATGTTAATTAATCTGGCATCTAAGTTAAGGGAGCTTAGTTAGTTCTTATAAAGTGAAGCAGCACGCCCTTTCGTCCATTTTCAAAAAGAATAGAACTGTGTGGCACGCCTGTGATTCAACTTGACAATATCATATTAAAGGGGATTAAGACATTAAcctcaaaaagaagaaaacgaaGTGGCGATGGTTATTATGCCATGAAATGAAAAGCTAAGATGATGCATCATTGCAGTCAGATAAAGGTCAGAACATAAAGCTTTCAGATTTCTTTTTCACTGAATGCTTCACTTCAAAGGTAATCTATCAGTTgaatttcatttaaattagGCCACTTTATCCCATCCAAGGCCAGACTAAAGAGCctgcaaaatatatatatatatataaaactttGTCTAATCTAATTTGATCTAATGGTTAAAAACATATCATTGGTGTAGTCTGGTAGACCTCGATTCGAGTTCACATGCCCTAAATTTCCGACAATTGTCAAGTTATTGAAAAAACCCATGTAAATCTTACAATGATCCAACTTCCAGGTAGGCATGTAGCCATTAAATATAGTAACAAAAATTTCGATTTAATTTCTAgatataaattctttttttctttagtttaaaattattttccgaGCTTTAATTATTAGACTTTTAACTCTTATTATTGGAAGCTCTACCAATTGTAATAAACTATTCTGCCTTCCATAAGGGAAAATTTCGGCCACTTCCATGATAGATGAGTGGTGATTTGAACTACAGCAGTACTCAAAAAGATGAATACGGCATTAATCAACGTTGACTTTTGTAGTAAAAGGCAATTCTTGTTAGTGGTTCTAATTGTCAACCTCCATTACAAGTTATCCGTTGCTCTAGTGCTCTTTATGAATTAGTATCCTGCCCTTTTGATTTTGTGTTAAACAGAGGGCCGAAAAAACCTATTTCAAGAGTGAATTTTCTAGCGATCAAATTTTCTTTTCCAAATACTTATCGATAAAATATAGTTTGATATAAAGAAGTGCAACAAAGTCAAAAAAGGGATAAAACCCTGGATTTGGTGCTTTAGGTTGCTTTCATACAAGGAAAATGCACTCCATTTCTTGCAAAATAATGGGTTTGCTTGGGACACGTGTATGTCATTAAATGGTTAAGCTTCGAATGAGGATGACCAACATCAGCTTTGTCACTTTAAATgtttcttttcatttaaaacagtAGAATAGGTGCTTGAAAAAAGATGGGAAATATTattttgagaaaaaagaaaagtagcTCAAAGATGATTGTCAAGGTTTTTTGTTGGAAAAAAGATGTATAAATTTCTTCTCTTTCCCTTTGTTGGTGGATAATGATGCATAAACGTCTAAGCTTTTGGGAAATGATTACTATTTGCAAATTTGCACGAATCATGAGCATCCCCTTCCGCCAACTTCAAGCCATATGGGTCTGTCTTTCTAGGTATACAGGCATGCAGGCTCAGCCCATATAGCATCATTAAGCTGACAAGCTCCCAAGTTCCAAACTCTGGTTTTATGGAATATTGTTTAATTACATATTCTTCTTGGCATTACAAAATGAGGGGATAAGATGCTCTCCAACTTGGTTAATTGACAAACGTAAAATCGCTCAGTTTTAGTAAGATCATAGAATTTAGAGTTGAATTTCATATGAAATTTATGCATATCAAGGCGCAAATTTTGGAGGCCGAGGACTGTGCTTAGGATTCTATCCAAAAGTATTGAGAGAGAAGCTTCATCAATTGTATAATTAGAATTCAAATTCCTTTGCTCAATCTTGATGTCAGTGTTTATAGCTTACTGTAGCCATGATCATTGAATTCTGCAACCTCCTGAATCCGCTACATGCCGTACATTGCCATAGGCCGACAGCTCAATAAGATCCATGTCACGTCCTGCAGTGCATTCAAAATTCTCCAGTTAGTTTTTCTGCTGAATTTCCTTATCTataatttgtttttgttttaatGGAGTTTTTAAATTCACAATACCAGAGACACGGCAATAGGAACTCCTCTGAATAAGATCAGCTCTAGACAGCTCAGTTTTGTTTCCCTTTGATCGATTAACTGTTGCCTGCAGCATACAAGCCAAAAGTCAGCTTGCTTTAGGAGATTCTCCAATTCCTTGGATCAGTTGGGAAAACCTTAGAATAAAGGCATTCAAAGTGAACTTTCATGGGAAAGACCAAATCATGTAGTTCTGAGAAAAGAGGTGCCTGGAAATCAAGTGGGACAGAAAGATTGATATGATTGTTGCCTCTGACATCTTATCAGTACAACAATTGGGAGTTGTTGCATCAGAAGATTGAGCCTCCTTGTTGGCTTAACACATAGGATGAAGGTTCAATTTTTTCTGGAGACCCAGTATTATGTTATAGTACTCAACTATAAGTTAGCTTCACAAAAATTCTTTTGCAATAATCTTTACTGGATCTGATTAAGAACAAGAACCACCCCATGCTGCTGAGCAAACAAGTAGAGGAGCAAACATAGAATGAAAAGGACTGTATCTATCAtgtgaaaaattaatttcatataacCTTGTGTTAGGGCAAAGCACGATAAACATGCAAGGAAGAAAGTTCAGATTCACAGGTTGCAAGAAGAATTTAAGGTCTCAAGGCAGAAATTATTGAGAATATATACCAGAGCATAGAACCACATGTCAATTAGATGTCATAATCACATGCATTAATAGATTTCATAATCTCACCTGCAAAACCTGGCAATTTTCCAGTGTGCTTTTGCCCCcctgaaaattgaaaatataagcCTCTCAAGCAGCAGCCACAAGCAAAgggtaaataaagaaaaaaaagttacaaaaatacataaataaagaATAGAAGTTACAAATTCACACTTCACAAGCATCTAACACAGAATTCTATCTGATATAGAATTTCAAATGAGCAAATGTTTCCAAGTGTAAATAATGTGAAAAGCATATCAATCATACCTTCGAGGGGTGACAGGAAAATGATTGTGTATAATTTGCATttacaatatataaaaaaaaattttctccaGCTATGAATCCTCACCCTGCTAAAAAACATGTTTGcctataaaattttaacatgTGGACATACTATGTCCAATCAAAAAGATAAATACAAATCATGACACCATTACCCTTTTAAAAATCCTCATGATGAAACGACTTCTGATGGACGCTCAAAAACAGCACAAACAATTGGGTAGAAAATGCCCCATGGAAAAACATAAAGTGCAAGCCCACACCATAATATCTGTAATAATTAGAGAGAAGAATACACAAATTTTGAAGTGATCAATAATGAAACAACTCATATAGGATTGCTAGAGTAGGCAAAAATGAGTTATGCAATCTCCTAATATCAGATATTAAGAACGCCACATGCATACAGCTACCCAACCCCTGACATGCAAACACTCAGAGAGAAAGGATGAACAAAAAATGGCTCATGTGGCTTTAACCATTCGCATAATTGTTACTCTCTCAAGATTGATGTGCCAAATCTGAACGACCGTGACTATAGAAAATTAGGAATCTTACATGGCAAAAACCTTAGTCAATACAAAACATTGAGAAAAGACCAGAAGCTTATAGTGCTTGGCAATCAGGCCCACTGCATAATTCCAGCATCTTTGAAACAAGATTAAGTTACAGAGAAAGACCAGATAAGTTAAGCCTATACTATGATGTCTAACTATGAGAAATTTGCCAAATTATCAAGTCTGATGGAGCTGAATTGACCTAGATTGTACTTTCTCGCGAAGTAAACAAGAAAAAGGATCCTACTCATACAGCTTCACCACAACCAATAGATACTTCATTCTGCATCtctaaattcaaattcaaactgAGCTGTTCCATTGTCTATTCTATACAGGAGCACACTATAACTGATGCTGCTGCTAATGCTCTCTAGTCTCAACATTAATCACAGCAATCACCTACTTCTATACCATGCAGACCTTATGAACTCTCAGATTTTTTCCCCACATGCGATTCACCCATGCCAAACCTTCTTTTGCTTCCACCTACTTTTACCCAACACCAAGAAATATTAATTGTTTTCTGGTTTCTAACCCACATTTTCAGAGCAATTGCACTATTGTCAACTTACCTATCCCAATAACCAAATTTAAATAAGTGTGCATAAGAATTTCATAAGAACAACACCTTTAAATTCAAGTAATAAAAAGCAGAAACCAATCAAGAAAAACTGAACTGATTTTTCAGCATAACCAACCAGAGCATTGTTAAAGAAAATGTTCAATGCTCCATTTAAAGGGGGAAATTTGATCCAGTTATTGCTAGACACAATATTAGAAGTAACAGCTCAATAACACACTCAAGCCAATCATAGGAACATCTCCCATTCATAAACTGAAAGAATTAATACCCTTCAAATGGTGCGATTCCTCTCCAGCGCTATCACATAAATACATATGATTCTAGCATCTGCATCAAGGCCAAAGCCCATATTTTCTTCTTTGCGCTCGCTCGCTAACCCAAATAAGGACATCAAGTGGCTCTCAATTTGGTTGGTACCTAATAAACTTGCCTttgctattaatttttttaactatctGTCCTTTCTATCTCGATTATGCCCTTTTCCCATCATCAAGTGCATTTTCTCTGGCACTTCAGTTCTTTCTAGTTCTTGGAAAAACGTAAAAGAACAACCTACTCATGAATCTCAGCTCCAAACACCAAAGCAGCCCACTTCACAAAATCTCAAGTACAACCCAGAAAACAAAACGCTCGCAGTTTCATTTTATCACTTGTAATGACAAACATGAGCCagcaaaaaaaatctaaataaaataagCTATCAAGCATCACCAGAAAAGGAAAATGCAACGCACATAAGTCAAACCATAGGCCATGAATATTTAAACTAAATCAAAACACTTGTTAGAATCTCAAACTAAAGGAGAAATGGAAACGCATTATAAAATTACCTTAGAGTATGGCACAATGTGATCGTAATCATGACACAAGCAACCAGGACAACCCACAAGCTTTCTGAAGACAATATTACCAAGTGGGTCGCGACGCCACCGGCCCGGGTCTCGGCCCTTGACCTTCTCTGCCTTCTCCCAGCATTGCTGTTTCACGCTGTACGGGAAACTCCTCGGTTCAGGGCTTGAATTGGAGTGCTCCTGTGAGATACGAAGGTCTTCAAACAGAGCGACAGTGTCCTGCTGTTCGCGGTCGAGGAGGGAAGCCGAGGGGGCTAGTGTAGATTGGCGAGACCTGGGTAGAGACGAGTCAGGATCCGAGGGGAAGGCTGTGGAGGTGGAGGCGGCTCGAGCTGATCTGGGTGGAGAAGAGTGACGGGCTCGTCTTCGAGCAGTGTCTTTGGTTGGCCTCATCATTTGTTGTGGAATGGGTGAATCATGAAGCTTTGCAACACCAAATGGCAAAGGATTTATTTGGGTAAATTGGAACCTTCCACATCAATCAAGCCTCTGAAATGGATAAGACTCGTCCATAAGCAATTTTACTTATCGAATCCAATTAGAATCCGTAtctggaaaaagaaaattagaatCCTTCCGTTTATAAATGatagaaaattataatttaaatattgtgtaaattatatattgatatattttttttgtcaaaaataaataaataaatattacagaGCATAATGTGtttttatacaaaattattatttaaattatttattattttattattatttttaataaatcgaTTGATactgttaattatttttaataaatattatattatattattttttaatattataaaattaaattttaaaattaatatagtgaatatttgtaatttttttctaaGAGCACTGAATGAATTTATTACATTTAAAGtacaattttattagttattagttaaaattattaataattttaagttgaTTTTTGATATTATGATTTAtcactttaatattttataactttttcactttaaaattaaatatattattaatatttaaaattaaaaattttatattatcaaattatttatattttaatttttttaatatcaaattatttataacattatctaataattttatattttcaaattatcactttaataatttataattttattatcatccactttaaaatttaaatatcatttttaataattttaaaagcaacatctatatatattatataattttaatctcataaatttaaatattttattaaataactaaaattataataatattttaatattttcattaaaaattaaattatcattatttcggtgagttaattatattatcatttattatcctacaatttttttaatttaaaatttttatttaataatttaatattattaaaattaaatttatttcagaaatattatcttaattttgatatttttatttattaacgtatataactaaaatttaaatatttatttataataaatattaatttttcattttaatattcaaatataataatcg encodes:
- the LOC110630878 gene encoding uncharacterized protein LOC110630878, producing MMRPTKDTARRRARHSSPPRSARAASTSTAFPSDPDSSLPRSRQSTLAPSASLLDREQQDTVALFEDLRISQEHSNSSPEPRSFPYSVKQQCWEKAEKVKGRDPGRWRRDPLGNIVFRKLVGCPGCLCHDYDHIVPYSKGGKSTLENCQVLQATVNRSKGNKTELSRADLIQRSSYCRVSGRDMDLIELSAYGNVRHVADSGGCRIQ